TTTTTCTCGTGACGGGCAACCCGTCCCCGGGACCGGAGTCTTCCTATCTGACAACTGGATTTGGCGGCACGGCCGCAGACTGGAGTGACGAATGAGCGGACGCGCCTGGAAATTTCTGTTGGTCGGCTCGCTGGTGCTCAACGTGTTTCTGATTGGCGGCGTCGCGGGCGGCGCGTATCAGTGGTTCGTCGCGCATGGCGGCGCGACGGCCGCCACTCAAGCACAGCCACGCGCGCTGCGTTTCGCGGCGGAAGGGCTGTCGGCGGAGCGCCAGCAGCAGTTCGTCGATGCATTGAAGGACGCGCGCCGCGAAGCGCGCGAGTACGCGCGTGACGGGCGCGAGGACCGGCGCGAGGTGCTGCGGCTGCTAGCCGCGCCGCAACTGGACCGCGCGGCGCTCGACGTGGCGCTGAACCGCACGCGCGAAGCCGATATCGCGCTGCGCTCGCGGGTCGAGCAAAGCGTCGCCGATTTCGCCGAGACCTTGTCGCCCGATGAGCGCGTGAAGTTCGCGGAAGGCTTGCGCGAACGTGGGCAATGGCGGCTCGCGCAGGCGCAGCAGCGCTTGCAGAAACCGGGCAATCAGCCCGCGAGCGACTGATTGGCCGCGACTGAAAAAAGCAGCGACGGAAAAGCGCCACTCGCTCCGTTTAATGCACATCGAACCACGCACGACAGGCGAGACAGGAGCGAGCATGGCCAATTCACCTGCAATCATGGCGCCGCCGTTGAGCACAGCCGCGATCGCGCTGAACCGCTTCGGCCTCGGCGCGCGCGCCGACGAAGCGCCACCGGCGAATCCGAAGAACTGGCTGCTCGCACAGATCGACGCCTATCAGCCGATGCCCGCGGCATGGGCTGCGCAACCGACATCGCTGGCAATCGCTGCGGATCTGGCCGATGAACGCCAGCAGGCGATGGCGAACCCGGCAACGAACGCCACGGCGAGTGGCGCAAATGCAGCCAGCGCGCCGAATCTCGCCAGCAACCCGGATGACGCGCGCAAAGCCGCCCGTCAGGCCGCGAACAAGGCGCAGCGCATGGAAACGCGCGACACCTATCGCGCAGCCGTGAACGCGCGCGTCGCGAGCGCTCTGACGACGCCCGCGCCGTTCATCGAGCGGCTCGTGCATTTCTGGTCGAATCACTTCGCGGTTTCCATCGACAAAGGCCGCGTCGCGCCGTTCGCCGGCGCGTTCGAAGCGGAGGCGATCCGCCCGCACGTGCTCGGTCGCTTCGAAGACATGCTGGTGGCCGTCGAACGTCATCCCGCGATGCAGCTTTTTCTCGACCAGACGCGCTCTGTCGGACCCGACAGCGTCGCCGCGTTGCGTGCCGCGCAGCGCAATCCGAACCGCAAGCCCGGACTCAACGAAAACCTCGCGCGCGAGATCATGGAACTGCATACGCTAGGCGTGCGCAGTGGCTACACGCAGGACGACGTCACCGAGTTCGCGCGCGCCATGACGGGCTGGAGCATTGCGGCCGCGCAAGGTCCGCAGGCGAACAACGCAAGCAACGCAAAAAATGTGAACACCGCGCCGCCGGGTGCGTTCATGTTCCGTCCGCAATTGCACGAGCCGGGGACGCGGACCATCATGGGCCGCCGCTACGACCAGCCGGGCGAAGGGCAGACGCTCGCGGTGCTGCACGATCTGTCGAGCGCGCCCGCCACCGCGACGCATATTGCGACCAAGCTCGCGCGCCACTTCGTTGCGGACAATCCGTCGCCCGATGTGGTCGACCAATTGGCGACAGCCTTCATGCGCAGTCGCGGCGATCTGCCCACGGTTTATCGCGCGCTGATCGACAGTGACGCCGCGTGGTCGCCCATAGCCGTCAAGTTCAAGTCGCCTTGGGAATGGACGGTTTCGTCGATGCGCGGCCTCGGCATGCACAACCTGAACGACCGCGAGCGCGTCGTGCAGATGGCGCCCGTGCTTACGCAACTTGGTCAGCAGGTGTGGCGTCCCGGTTCGCCGGCCGGCTATGACGATATCGCTGCGAGCTGGGCCGCGCCCGATGCGCTAGTGCGGCGTGTCGAGATCGCGCAGCGTTTCGCGGCGCGCGTCGGTGACCGGCTCGATGCGCGCTCGCTCGGGCAGACGCTGACGGCAGGTTCGCTGAGCGAGCCGACGCAGCTCGCCGTGTCGCGCGCGGAGAGCGCATCGACGGCGCTCGCGCTGCTGCTCGTCTCGCCCGATTTCCAACGGAGATGACCATGCTCACTCGCCGCAGTTTCGTGCGCATCGCAGCCGCTGGCGCGGGCGCGATGCTCGTCGCGCCGCAGATCGTGTTCGCGCGCGCCGCGACCGACCGCCGCTTCGTGTTCGTGATCCAGCGCGGCGCCGCCGATGGGCTGAACATCGTCGTGCCGTACGCGGACCCTGCCTATGCGTCGCTGCGCGGCGCGCTGGCCGTCGATACGTCGGCTTCGATGAAGCTGGACGGCACGTTCGCGCTGCATCCGTCGCTTGCGCAGATCGGGCAGATGTACGGCCGGCGCGAGGCGCTGTTCGTGCATGCCGTCGCGTCGCCGTATCGGGACCGCTCGCATTTCGACGGACAGAACGTGCTGGAGACGGGCGGATCGTCCGCGTATCAGGTGAAGGACGGCTGGCTCAATCGGCTCGTCGGCATGATGCCCGGTGCAGCGTCGACGACGCACGAGAACGCGATCGCGTTCGCGCCGACCGTGCCGATGGCGTTGCGCGGTGCGGCGAACGTCGCGTCGTATGCGCCTTCCGGGCTGCCGCAGGCACCCGACGATCTGCTCACGCGCGTCTCGCAGCTCTACGAACAGGACGCGCAGTTGCGTCCGCTGTGGGAATCGGCGATGGCGGCGCGCGGTCTCGCGGGCGATGCGGGGGCGCGCCAGGACCCGGCGAGTCTCGGCAAGCTGGCGGCCGGGTTTTTGTCGCGCGAAGACGGGCCGCGTATCGCGATGATCGAAACGGGCGGCTGGGACACGCACAGCGCGCAAATGCCGCGCCTCGCCGCACAGCTCAAAGCGCTCGACACGATGCTCGCTGCATTGCGCGACGGACTCGGACCGGCGTGGAGCAAGACGACGGTGCTGGTTGCCACCGAGTTCGGCCGCACGGCTGCTGCGAACGGGACGGGCGGCACGGACCACGGCACGGCATCCGTCGCGATGGTGATCGGCGGCGCGGTGGCGGGCGGGCGCGTCGTCGCCGACTGGCCCGGCTTGCGGCAAAGCGATCTGTACCAGGCGCGCGACCTGAAGCCGACGGCCTCGCTCGACGCGCTGATCACGGGCGTCGCGAGCGAAAGCCTCGGGCTCGATCCGCACCGGACTTCGCGCACGCTGTTCGCGCAAGCGGGCAGCGCGCAGCCGATGACGGGTCTGATCCGTGTTTAGGCCGCGCGAGCCGATTTGACAATCAAGCCGAATCACTAGTCGATCAACAGGGAGATGAATTCGACGATGAATGGTCTGAACCTGAAATCCACGAAACTGCGCGCGCTGCTGGCGGCCACGCTCTGCGCATCGACACTTTCCGCCTGCTATGTCGTCGAGCCTGCGCGGCCGGCGCAGCCCGCGCCCGTCGCGGAGGTGATACCCGCGGCGCCTGCGCCGGGATATCGGTGGGTGAAGGGTCACTATCGCTGGGAGGGCAATCACTGGGCATGGGTGCCGGGGCACTGGCGGCCCGTTTGACCCCGCTTGATCCGGTTCGAAAAAAATAACCGGTTGCGCGTGTCGATCTGAAGATGGCTCACTCGTCGTAGTGGTGAAGACTCGCTAATCGGGCGAAACTTCTTCACTCATGAAACTCTTCACATCAGGAGACACGACATGTCCACGCCAGCCGTCAAGCCCATCCCCGAAGGGATGCACACGTTGACACCGCACATCATCGTCGCGGGCGCGGCCGAAGCAATCGAGTTCTACAAGAAAGCGTTCAATGCAGTCGAGCAGGTGCGCCTGCCCGGTCCCGGCGGCAAGCTGATGCATGCGCAGCTGAAAATTGGCGATTCGACGCTGATGCTGGTCGACGAAATGCCCGATTGCGGCAACGGCGCGTCGTTCGGGCCGAAGGAACTGAAGGGCACGCCCGTCGTGCTGCACCTGTATGTCAACGACGCGGACGCCACCATCGCGCAAGCCGCGGCAGCGGGCGCGAAGGTCATCATGCCCGCCACCGACATGTTCTGGGGCGACCGTTACGGCCAGGTCGAAGATCCGTTCGGCCACCGCTGGTCCGTCGCGACGCACAAGCGCGACGTCACGCCCGACGAAATGAAATCGGCGATGGAGCAGATGGCGCAAGGCCGTCAATAACGTCTGTCGCGGGGGCGTGAATCGATGCGCGGTGATGCATCGCGCATTTCACCGCACGCTGCCGCGCCCGATACAACCATCCAAGGAGATGTGATGGACAAGATTGCCACGTGCCTGTGGTTCGACGGCAATGCGGAGGAAGCCGTCCGGTTCTACACGGGCATCTTCGGGAATTCGAGCATCGGCGACATCACGCATTACGGCGAGGCGATGCCCGGCAAGGCTGGTGAAGTGCTGACGATCACCTTCCATCTGGAAGGCCGCGAATTCCTCGCGTTGAACGGCGGCCCGCAGTACACGTTTTCTCCGGCGATTTCGATGTTCGTGAAGTGCGAATCGCAAGAGGAAGTCGACACGTTGTGGGACAAGCTGCTCGAAGGCGGCGGCTCGCCGGTGCAGTGCGGCTGGCTGACGGACCGCTACGGCGTCTCGTGGCAGATCGTGCCGACCATGATGATGAAGTTTCTGACGGACAAGGACCAGACGAAGGTCCAGCGTGCAATGCAGGCAATGATGCAAATGGTAAAGCTCGACGTGAAAGCGCTCGAAGCGGCTTTCAACGGGCAGTGATTTCTGTTGAGCGTGGCGCGCGCCGCGCATGAATGGCTTTTGCTGCGGCGCGCGTATCTGCGATCATCGGCGCTTTCCTCCTTGCCGGCTCCTGCCGGATACGCGCGATGAATCCTTCCGTCCCTGAGCTTGAAACCGATCGTCTGATCTTGCGTCCTCACGTTCGCGAGGACTTCGACGAGAGTTACGCGCTGTGGTCCGATGAGACCGTTACGCGTTTTATCGGCGGAAAGCCGTTCAGCCGTGAAGAGGTATGGTCGCGGCTGCTGCGCTATGCCGGGCACTGGGCGCTGCTCGGCTACGGCTATTGGGTGATCCGCGAGAAAAACAGCGGCCGGTTCGTCGGCGAGATCGGCTTTGCGGACTACCAGCGCGACATCGAGCCGCCGCTCGGCGCACCCGAGATCGGCTGGGCGTTGATGCCGTCGATGCATGGCATCGGCTATGCGACGGAAGCCGTGCGCGGCGCGCTGACTTGGGCCGATGCGAAATGGCCTGAGCGTGAGACCGTGTGCATCATCGCGCCGGACAACGTGGCGTCGCGGCGGGTTGCTGCGAAATGCGGCTACGTCGAGGCGCGGCAGGCGACATACAAAGGGCATCCGACCGGGGTGTTTTGCCGCGCTGTCTAAGAGTTTTTCGGGCTTTTCCTAGGGTTCCTATATCTTCCGGCCGAATTGTTTGAGGCCGCCGCCGATGCGATATTGACTGCGCGAATGCATCGGTCATCTGAACCACCCAGTCGCACGTAGATACAGCGTTGACACATCAACCTGCGCCGCGTAGCATCATGGTATCTACATTGTAGATACGCGCGGCGCTTCTGCTCCCTCGTGGGGTTTCAAAGGAGGCAATCGTGTATCTGGATTTCTCGGGCGAAGGTGGGGCTATGGCTATTCAGACAATCAAGCGGTGGGGCAACAGTCTTGCGGTGCGCATTCCCGCAAGCCTGGCGGAGGAACTGCACCTGCGCGAAGATCAGGAAGTCGACATGGTGGTAGCGGATGGAGCGCTCGTCGCAACGCCCGCCATCAGGACGTTCAATTGGGACGAGTATCGCGAGCAACTCGCGGCGCGGCCCGGCGACGTGCATCCGACCATCGATCATGGCGTGGCTGTGGGTTCCGAACTTGCCGATCCAACGGACCAGGACGACTGGTAAGGAGCAACATGAAGAACGGCGTTCCCGAAATCGGCGATGTGTGGTGGATGAGTCTCGAACCCGTGGTCGGGCACGAGCAGGGCGGCAGTTATCCTCGGCCCGTGGTGGTGTTGTCGCACCACGAGCACAACGGTCCGGCACAGCGCATTGTCGCCGTGCCGTGCACGTCGAAGATACGCGGTTTTTCGACGGAGATTCCCGTCTCCGCGTTGTCAAAGCCGTGCGTCGCGCTGATCGACCAGATCACCACGCTCGACTGGGTGGCGCGGCGCGGTGAATTCAGGGAAGAGCGGATCGCGCAGCCCGAACTGGATGCGATCCGCCGCAGTTTGAAAGCATTCCTGATGATGTAACGGTGTCGCCGCGTTACGGGCGATGTGCCGCAGTGCACGCCTGCAACGTGCGCCGCTGCGTGCCCTGCGCGTCGAAGTTCGCTTCGTCGAGCCATTGCGCGAAGCCGGCGCGCAGCGCCGGCCATTCGCTGTCGATGATCGAGAACCACGCGGTATCGCGGTTACGGCCTTTGTAAGTCACGGCCTGACGGAAGATGCCTTCGTACGTGAAGCCGAAGCGGGCCGCCGCGGCGCGCGACGGCGCATTCAGCGAGTCGCATTTCCATTCGAAGCGCCGGTAGCCAAGTTCGTCGAATACGCGCTGCATCAACAGGAAGATGGATTCCGTTGCCATGCGCGTCTTTTGCAGACGCTGCGAAAACACGACGAAGCCGACTTCGATCACGCCATTCGCCTTGTCGATACGCATCAGCGAAAGCGTGCCGATGGCTTTGCCCGTCGCGAGATCGATGACGGTGTGATGCAGCGGGTCGGGGGAAGCCGCGCAGGACGCGAGGAAGTCGCGGTACGCTTCGCGCGTGTCGAACGGGCCTACCGAAAGATAGGTCCAGTCGCGGCCGTCGGGCGCGGCGCTGTAGGCGTCGTACAGATCGTCCGCGTGGCGTTCGACGTCGACCCGTTCCAGCCGGCAGTAGCAGCCTGTCATCGGCTGATCGCCAGGCGCCTTTGCGGGCTGCCACTGTGGCATGGGTTCGCCGATAGCCTGGCCGTATTCGTTGACTCGTTGCACCACGTCATTCTCCCGTCGCGTGAACCGTTGAAGTATGCCAAGCGGGCACGATACGGCAAAGGCTGTGCGCCCGTAAGAACCAGGTGGGCGCGATTCGATAGAGCCAGCATCGCGGCGTCTCGCCGCCGGTCGTGAAAGGTGCGCCGATTGCGAACGTTTGGAAGTGAAAGGCTGCCGGTTCAGAATGATCCCGCTCATTCCCCATTCGTGAGAGGTCCGCATGCTCGACGTTGCTGATGAAATCGCCCGGTTTAATGCGGGCCGTGACCCCGACCGCCTCGCAATGAAATACGCGCGCATGCGCGCGTCGCCGTTCGTGTTTCTGCGCGGAACCTGTCATCTGTTCTACAAGCGTCTGTCCAAAGGCACGGTGCTGGACGGCGCGCCGCGGGCGTGGATCTGCGGCGACTTGCATCTGGAGAATTTCGGCAGCTACAAGGGCGACAACCGGCTCATTTATTTCGACATCAATGATTTTGACGAGGCATGCCTGGCGCCCTGCCTGTACGAAATGATCCGTCTGCTGTCGAGCGTGCTGGTAGCGGCCGACGACCTGAAGCTCAGCCGCGCCGAGGCACTCGCGCTGTGCCATACGGCAACCGACGCCTACGCGGCCGCACTGCGTTTCGGCAAGGCGCGCTGGATCGAAGAGGAGACGGCCGAGGGCATGGTCGGCGAACTGTTCGCGGCTTTGCACCAGCGCTCGCGCGTCGATCACCTGAACCGGCGCACCGAATTGAAGGGGAAAAAGCGGACGCTGCGCGTCGACGGCAAAAAGGCGCTGCCTGTCTCAGCCGAAGCGCGCGCCAAGGTCGTCGCGTTCATGAACGATTTCGCGAAGCGCGAGCCGAATCCGCAGTTCTACGAGATCATCGACGTCGCGCGCCGCATTGCGGGTACAGGCAGTCTGGGCGTCGAGCGCTATGTGATTCTGGTCGAAGGCAAGGGCTCGCCCGACGGCAATTACCTGCTCGACATGAAGCTGGCTTTGCCGTCCGCCACCGCGCCGAACGTTCATACGCCGCAGCCCAAATGGGGCAGCGAGGCCGAGCGCGTCGTCGAGATTCAGAGGCGCAACCAGGTGGTGTCGCAAGCCTTCCTGCATGCCGTCGAGTTCGAACAGCGGCCGTTCGTGCTGCGCGGCTTGCAGCCATCGGAGGATCGCGTCGCGCTCGACAACTGGAACGGCAAGCTGCCGAGGCTGGAGTCCGTCGTGCGCAACATGGCCGATCTGGTCGCGTGGGCGCACTTCCGCAGCAGCGGAAGGCAGACTTCCGCAATCGCCGACGACCTGATCGCGTTCGGCGAAGACGGCAAATGGCAATTGCCGTTGATCGAACTCGCGACGCAGTGCGAAGCGCAGGTCGTCAGCGACTGGAAGGCATACTGCGAAGCGTTCGATCGCGGCGCCTTCAAACTGAACGCGAAGGCGTGAATGTTCGGGTTCGAACGTTTCGGACCGTACGTTCGAAAAATCCGAATATGTTGCCGGGCTTTACGGCGACAGGCGAGATGTGTAAATCTGGTGGTGCGTCGTGGTCAAAAAGTGCGTCGTTTTTTCTGGGTCCGTTCGCCCTGCAAGTCCCGGACCGCGCTAGTACCCGACGCCGTGAGCGGGCGCGCCGCCCGTAAGGCATAAACAATGCCTCCCTATGAGTCACTTCCACGACAGGAGACGGCACTATGGAAATCGAAGCGACCGCATGGTACCCGCTGGACGACTATGCGCCCGTGCGAGATGGGTGGTACGAAGTCCAGCTGGTGAGCGGAGACACGGCATTCGCTAAATTTATCGAAGGCGGATGGTCGGAGAAGCCGCTTCTCGTGTTCACCCACTGGCGCGGACTGAGCGAAGATCCCGCCCGCGTGGATGAACCGGAAACCATCGACGCGGAGGCCACGGCAGCCGAGGGCGTGCGTGCCGCATGGAACGCCTTCTTCCCCGGCGCGAACGGCGAAGCGCACAAACCGCTCGACGTCACGCACGGCAAGCCACCGACTACACACTGAATTTGCATCCATGCGGATCTGCGGGCGGCGCATTGGCGCCGCCGTTTTTTTGCCCCGAGTTTTTGCATCTGCTTTTCGCACAAAGCGCGCTCGTCCGGCAGCTTTACTGCCATGGCGCGCAAGCTTCGCGTTTTGCCCGGCTTCGCTAGAATGCAGCGATCGATATCGCGAAGGTCTCTCATGCAATCATTCCGGCAACCCGTCGATCTGGCGCGCGCGACGCGCCTTCTTAACCATGGTCCCGTCACGTTGATCACGAGCGCGCACGACGGGCGCTCGAACGTGATGGCGGCTTCGTGGGCCATGCCGCTGGATTTCGTGCCGCCGAAACTCGTCGTCGTGATCGACGCGAAGACATTGACGCGTCAACTGGTCGAAGCGAGCGGCGTATTCGGCCTGCAACTACCCACGCGCGGCTTCGCGCGCCATACGCTCGCGGTCGGCTCGAACGCCGGCGTCGAAATCGACAAGTTCACCGCGCTCCAGCTCGAGACGTTTCCGGCCGAAAAGATCGATGTGCCGATGCTGGAAGGGTGCGTGGCGTGGTTCGAATGCAAGGTGATTCCCGACGACGCCCAGCGGCACGATCTGATCCTCGCCGAAGTGGTCGCGTGCTACGCGGACAGCCGCGTCTATTCGGACAACCGCTGGCACTTCGGCGACGATCACGACATGCGCACCTGCCATTACGTCGCGGGCGGCACGTTCTTCGAAACGGGTGACACGTTCGAAGTCGAAGCCGCGCCCGTCGGCGACACGCGCTGATTCGCGTCTGCGCTGGGTTCGCGCTTCAGTTCCTGAGCGGCAGCCAGATTTCGACGCCGCCCATGCCCGTCACGGGATTGAACTGCTCGCTGTAGCGCTCGAAGTTGGGCGCATCGGCGGGCGCGTGCCCGGATTCCGGCAGCCATTTGTTCCAGATAGTGTTCCACGTGCGGCGTATCGTCGAAATGTGCTCGCTGTGCGTGAACACCGCATAGCGCTGCGTGCCGATGCGCACGCGGCTCAGTTCATCGGGCAAGCCCGAAAAGTCGGAGACTTCCACACCGCACAGATAGTCGAAGTTGCCGGAGTCGTCGGCGTTGTAGCAGACGCCGTACGCGACGCGGCCGATCTGTCCGGGCACCTCGCCGAAGATCGCGTTGAAGCGCTGCCATTGCGCGGGAATGCCCGAACTGCTTTCACAGTGATAGCGTTCGCTCGATCCCGCGACGAGCAACGGTTTGCCGTCCACGAAACGCGGCGGCTCGAGATGGGCAAGAAGTGATTCATCCATTTTGATCGGCTCCACGAGTGCGAGGTTGTCGAGATGACCTTGCGCGCGCAACGTTTCGGGCGTGAGCCCGAACTGCTCGCGAAACGCGCGCGTAAATGCCTCGTGCGAGCCGTAACCCGCATCGACCGCGACGGCGAGGATATCCGGCGCACCGCGCGCTAGTCGCCGCGCCGCTTCCGTCAGGCGGCGCGCGCGCACATAGCGCATCACCGCGTGGCCCGTTGCCGCTTCGAACGCGCGCGACAGATGAAAGCGCGAGACGCAACCGCAACTGGCGATATCGTCGAGCGACAGTTCCTCATGGAAGTGGCTTTCGATAAACCACAACGCCTTTCCCGCAGGGTTTCCGATCAAGTTCATACGGACTCTCGTTTCGGCATGAACCCAGCATATCGATCGGACGGACCGTTCATTTGATCGCGCTTGCGGTTCTGCAGATGCAGCGGCCCGTCATTCCGCCGATACGTCTTTCGCGGGCGACCCGAAATAGACCTGCACTTCGACGATCTTGCCGTTCTCGATCCGGAAGAACTCGGTATTGCGAAACGCCTCGCGATTCACCGGCTTGCACGCATAACGCACGAACGCTTCGCTGCCTTCGCTGAACAGCTTCTCGATCTGAAAGAACTCGACCTGTTCGTTGAACGGCCAGCAGCGTTCGAAGTATTCGCGCCGGTCGATATGATCGTCGCGTGGACTGGTGAAATGAAAATCGTCGGCGAGGATCGCTTCGATCGCCGCGCGGTCCTTGTGCTGATACGCCGCGAAGCAGCGGCGAACCAGATCGGGAACATCCGTGGTCTTGCTCATGGCGATTGCTCCATCTGCTGCTTCAACGTGTCGCCGTCGCGCTCACGTTGCGCGGCGGATGGCGAGCCGGGCCGCAGCAACGCGCCGCCGATCGTCGCAGCCATGGCCGCGAAGATCGCGCCGACGAGAAACGCAACGTGATAGCCGCTCGCGAGCGCGGCGGGCGTATCGGCTTGCTGCGCACCGCTGCTCGCCGATTGCGCGGCCGCGAGACTCGCCAGGACCGCGAGTCCCAATGCGCCGCCCATCATGAACGACGTGTTGACGATGCCCGACGCGAGCCCGGAATCCGCGGGATCGACATCGCT
The Paraburkholderia hospita DNA segment above includes these coding regions:
- a CDS encoding periplasmic heavy metal sensor, with product MSGRAWKFLLVGSLVLNVFLIGGVAGGAYQWFVAHGGATAATQAQPRALRFAAEGLSAERQQQFVDALKDARREAREYARDGREDRREVLRLLAAPQLDRAALDVALNRTREADIALRSRVEQSVADFAETLSPDERVKFAEGLRERGQWRLAQAQQRLQKPGNQPASD
- a CDS encoding type II toxin-antitoxin system PemK/MazF family toxin; the protein is MKNGVPEIGDVWWMSLEPVVGHEQGGSYPRPVVVLSHHEHNGPAQRIVAVPCTSKIRGFSTEIPVSALSKPCVALIDQITTLDWVARRGEFREERIAQPELDAIRRSLKAFLMM
- a CDS encoding VOC family protein; the protein is MSTPAVKPIPEGMHTLTPHIIVAGAAEAIEFYKKAFNAVEQVRLPGPGGKLMHAQLKIGDSTLMLVDEMPDCGNGASFGPKELKGTPVVLHLYVNDADATIAQAAAAGAKVIMPATDMFWGDRYGQVEDPFGHRWSVATHKRDVTPDEMKSAMEQMAQGRQ
- a CDS encoding AbrB/MazE/SpoVT family DNA-binding domain-containing protein encodes the protein MAIQTIKRWGNSLAVRIPASLAEELHLREDQEVDMVVADGALVATPAIRTFNWDEYREQLAARPGDVHPTIDHGVAVGSELADPTDQDDW
- a CDS encoding GNAT family N-acetyltransferase yields the protein MNPSVPELETDRLILRPHVREDFDESYALWSDETVTRFIGGKPFSREEVWSRLLRYAGHWALLGYGYWVIREKNSGRFVGEIGFADYQRDIEPPLGAPEIGWALMPSMHGIGYATEAVRGALTWADAKWPERETVCIIAPDNVASRRVAAKCGYVEARQATYKGHPTGVFCRAV
- a CDS encoding GNAT family N-acetyltransferase; this encodes MVQRVNEYGQAIGEPMPQWQPAKAPGDQPMTGCYCRLERVDVERHADDLYDAYSAAPDGRDWTYLSVGPFDTREAYRDFLASCAASPDPLHHTVIDLATGKAIGTLSLMRIDKANGVIEVGFVVFSQRLQKTRMATESIFLLMQRVFDELGYRRFEWKCDSLNAPSRAAAARFGFTYEGIFRQAVTYKGRNRDTAWFSIIDSEWPALRAGFAQWLDEANFDAQGTQRRTLQACTAAHRP
- a CDS encoding nuclear transport factor 2 family protein; the protein is MSKTTDVPDLVRRCFAAYQHKDRAAIEAILADDFHFTSPRDDHIDRREYFERCWPFNEQVEFFQIEKLFSEGSEAFVRYACKPVNREAFRNTEFFRIENGKIVEVQVYFGSPAKDVSAE
- a CDS encoding AraC family transcriptional regulator encodes the protein MNLIGNPAGKALWFIESHFHEELSLDDIASCGCVSRFHLSRAFEAATGHAVMRYVRARRLTEAARRLARGAPDILAVAVDAGYGSHEAFTRAFREQFGLTPETLRAQGHLDNLALVEPIKMDESLLAHLEPPRFVDGKPLLVAGSSERYHCESSSGIPAQWQRFNAIFGEVPGQIGRVAYGVCYNADDSGNFDYLCGVEVSDFSGLPDELSRVRIGTQRYAVFTHSEHISTIRRTWNTIWNKWLPESGHAPADAPNFERYSEQFNPVTGMGGVEIWLPLRN
- a CDS encoding DUF1501 domain-containing protein translates to MLTRRSFVRIAAAGAGAMLVAPQIVFARAATDRRFVFVIQRGAADGLNIVVPYADPAYASLRGALAVDTSASMKLDGTFALHPSLAQIGQMYGRREALFVHAVASPYRDRSHFDGQNVLETGGSSAYQVKDGWLNRLVGMMPGAASTTHENAIAFAPTVPMALRGAANVASYAPSGLPQAPDDLLTRVSQLYEQDAQLRPLWESAMAARGLAGDAGARQDPASLGKLAAGFLSREDGPRIAMIETGGWDTHSAQMPRLAAQLKALDTMLAALRDGLGPAWSKTTVLVATEFGRTAAANGTGGTDHGTASVAMVIGGAVAGGRVVADWPGLRQSDLYQARDLKPTASLDALITGVASESLGLDPHRTSRTLFAQAGSAQPMTGLIRV
- a CDS encoding DUF2252 domain-containing protein, with translation MLDVADEIARFNAGRDPDRLAMKYARMRASPFVFLRGTCHLFYKRLSKGTVLDGAPRAWICGDLHLENFGSYKGDNRLIYFDINDFDEACLAPCLYEMIRLLSSVLVAADDLKLSRAEALALCHTATDAYAAALRFGKARWIEEETAEGMVGELFAALHQRSRVDHLNRRTELKGKKRTLRVDGKKALPVSAEARAKVVAFMNDFAKREPNPQFYEIIDVARRIAGTGSLGVERYVILVEGKGSPDGNYLLDMKLALPSATAPNVHTPQPKWGSEAERVVEIQRRNQVVSQAFLHAVEFEQRPFVLRGLQPSEDRVALDNWNGKLPRLESVVRNMADLVAWAHFRSSGRQTSAIADDLIAFGEDGKWQLPLIELATQCEAQVVSDWKAYCEAFDRGAFKLNAKA
- a CDS encoding DUF1800 domain-containing protein, translated to MANSPAIMAPPLSTAAIALNRFGLGARADEAPPANPKNWLLAQIDAYQPMPAAWAAQPTSLAIAADLADERQQAMANPATNATASGANAASAPNLASNPDDARKAARQAANKAQRMETRDTYRAAVNARVASALTTPAPFIERLVHFWSNHFAVSIDKGRVAPFAGAFEAEAIRPHVLGRFEDMLVAVERHPAMQLFLDQTRSVGPDSVAALRAAQRNPNRKPGLNENLAREIMELHTLGVRSGYTQDDVTEFARAMTGWSIAAAQGPQANNASNAKNVNTAPPGAFMFRPQLHEPGTRTIMGRRYDQPGEGQTLAVLHDLSSAPATATHIATKLARHFVADNPSPDVVDQLATAFMRSRGDLPTVYRALIDSDAAWSPIAVKFKSPWEWTVSSMRGLGMHNLNDRERVVQMAPVLTQLGQQVWRPGSPAGYDDIAASWAAPDALVRRVEIAQRFAARVGDRLDARSLGQTLTAGSLSEPTQLAVSRAESASTALALLLVSPDFQRR
- a CDS encoding flavin reductase family protein: MQSFRQPVDLARATRLLNHGPVTLITSAHDGRSNVMAASWAMPLDFVPPKLVVVIDAKTLTRQLVEASGVFGLQLPTRGFARHTLAVGSNAGVEIDKFTALQLETFPAEKIDVPMLEGCVAWFECKVIPDDAQRHDLILAEVVACYADSRVYSDNRWHFGDDHDMRTCHYVAGGTFFETGDTFEVEAAPVGDTR
- a CDS encoding YXWGXW repeat-containing protein — its product is MNGLNLKSTKLRALLAATLCASTLSACYVVEPARPAQPAPVAEVIPAAPAPGYRWVKGHYRWEGNHWAWVPGHWRPV
- a CDS encoding VOC family protein, which encodes MDKIATCLWFDGNAEEAVRFYTGIFGNSSIGDITHYGEAMPGKAGEVLTITFHLEGREFLALNGGPQYTFSPAISMFVKCESQEEVDTLWDKLLEGGGSPVQCGWLTDRYGVSWQIVPTMMMKFLTDKDQTKVQRAMQAMMQMVKLDVKALEAAFNGQ